A stretch of Paracoccus sp. N5 DNA encodes these proteins:
- a CDS encoding Mrp/NBP35 family ATP-binding protein — MTISRERVLEELSRIAIPGGGTLVSRDMVRALNVESGIVRFVIEASDPALARALAPVEAEAQRLLSALPGVEKVQIVTTAPAGPRGAAPQVTARSGPPGAPAPSLKIGRHPTPQAGPAPVSGVARILAIGSGKGGVGKSTLTSNLAVALARKGRRVGLLDADIYGPSQPRMLGLTGQRPKSDGDMIEPLHAHGVTTMSLGLMMKEGEAVVWRGPMLMGALQQMLNQVKWGELDVLLVDLPPGTGDVQLSLCQKAQVTGAIIVSTPQDVALIDARRAIDMFDKLKTPVLGLVENMSTYICPNCGHEAHLFGHGGVAAEAAKLNLPFLGEIPLNLEVRLAGDAGTPVAAGDGPVAESFARLADRLIGGGMA; from the coding sequence ATGACCATTTCACGGGAACGTGTGCTCGAGGAGCTTTCGCGGATCGCGATTCCCGGGGGCGGAACCCTGGTTTCGCGCGACATGGTGCGGGCCCTGAACGTCGAATCGGGCATCGTGCGATTCGTCATCGAGGCCTCGGACCCCGCGCTGGCCCGCGCGCTGGCCCCGGTCGAGGCCGAGGCGCAGCGGCTGCTTTCGGCGCTGCCGGGGGTCGAGAAGGTGCAGATCGTCACCACCGCCCCCGCCGGGCCGCGCGGCGCCGCACCGCAGGTGACGGCGCGCTCGGGCCCGCCCGGGGCGCCGGCGCCCAGCCTGAAGATCGGCCGGCATCCGACGCCGCAGGCCGGCCCGGCGCCGGTCAGCGGCGTGGCGCGGATCCTCGCCATCGGCTCGGGCAAGGGCGGGGTCGGGAAATCGACGCTGACCTCGAACCTCGCCGTGGCGCTGGCGCGCAAGGGGCGGCGGGTCGGGCTGCTGGATGCCGATATCTATGGCCCCTCGCAGCCGCGCATGCTGGGACTGACCGGACAGCGCCCGAAAAGCGACGGCGACATGATCGAGCCGCTGCACGCGCATGGCGTCACCACCATGTCGCTGGGCCTGATGATGAAGGAAGGCGAGGCGGTGGTCTGGCGCGGTCCCATGCTGATGGGCGCGCTGCAGCAGATGCTGAACCAGGTGAAATGGGGCGAACTCGACGTGCTGCTGGTCGATCTGCCGCCCGGCACCGGCGACGTGCAGTTGTCGCTGTGCCAGAAGGCGCAGGTCACGGGGGCGATCATCGTCTCGACGCCGCAGGACGTGGCGCTGATCGACGCCCGCCGCGCCATCGACATGTTCGACAAGCTCAAGACGCCGGTGCTGGGGCTGGTAGAGAATATGTCCACCTATATCTGCCCGAACTGCGGGCACGAGGCGCATCTTTTCGGCCATGGCGGCGTTGCGGCCGAGGCGGCGAAGCTGAACCTGCCCTTTCTGGGCGAGATTCCCCTGAACCTCGAGGTGCGGCTGGCGGGCGACGCCGGCACGCCGGTCGCGGCCGGGGACGGGCCGGTGGCCGAATCCTTTGCCCGGCTGGCCGACCGGCTGATCGGCGGCGGCATGGCCTGA
- a CDS encoding N-acetylmuramoyl-L-alanine amidase encodes MSPSPNHGDRRGQAPSLVVLHYTGMADGASARARLCDPEAEVSAHWLVHEDGRVESLVPEDRRAWHAGAGRWRGLDDVNSRSIGIELVNPGDRPFPEPQMAALEHLLRGIMARWDIGPAGVIAHSDMAPDRKIDPGPRFDWRRLGLQGLAVWPFAPGADLPLADSLTWIGYSLGPEALAAFRLRFRPWADGPEDEMDRRLAAALAG; translated from the coding sequence TTGAGCCCGTCGCCCAATCACGGCGACCGGCGCGGGCAGGCCCCGTCGCTGGTTGTGTTGCATTACACCGGCATGGCGGATGGCGCCTCGGCCCGCGCCCGGCTTTGCGACCCCGAGGCCGAGGTCAGCGCGCATTGGCTGGTGCATGAGGACGGGCGGGTCGAATCGCTGGTGCCCGAGGATCGCCGCGCCTGGCACGCCGGCGCCGGCCGTTGGCGGGGCTTGGACGATGTGAACTCGCGCAGCATCGGCATCGAGCTGGTCAATCCCGGCGACCGGCCCTTTCCCGAGCCGCAGATGGCGGCGCTGGAGCACTTGCTGCGCGGCATCATGGCGCGCTGGGACATCGGGCCCGCGGGCGTGATCGCCCATTCCGACATGGCGCCCGACCGCAAGATCGACCCCGGCCCACGCTTCGACTGGCGCCGGCTGGGCTTGCAGGGGTTGGCGGTCTGGCCTTTCGCGCCGGGTGCGGACCTGCCCCTGGCCGACAGCCTGACCTGGATCGGCTATTCCTTGGGGCCGGAGGCGCTGGCGGCGTTTCGATTGCGGTTTAGGCCTTGGGCGGACGGCCCGGAGGATGAGATGGACAGGCGGCTGGCGGCGGCGCTGGCGGGGTAG
- the rlmJ gene encoding 23S rRNA (adenine(2030)-N(6))-methyltransferase RlmJ, with protein MLSYQHAYHAGNLADLHKHALLASMLDYLTAKPKPLSYLETHAGRGLYDLSGPESARTGEADAGITRALAQDWLPAGHPLRQALDQIRALHGPQAYPGSPLIARHFLRPEDEAHLAELHPAEHDALARVAGFAHLHRQDGFQMANALCPPTPRRGLLLIDPSYEVKADYASVPRHIAKIARKWNVGIIALWYPLLLDDRQRPMVQALLRDHPEALLSEVRFPPARPGHGMVGSGMFVINPPYGLADEAGRLGELYARL; from the coding sequence ATGTTGTCCTATCAGCACGCCTATCACGCCGGGAACCTGGCCGACCTGCACAAGCACGCGCTGCTGGCGTCGATGCTGGACTACCTGACCGCCAAGCCGAAGCCGCTGAGCTATCTGGAAACCCACGCCGGGCGCGGGCTCTACGATCTCTCGGGTCCCGAATCGGCCCGCACGGGCGAGGCCGATGCCGGCATCACCCGCGCCCTGGCGCAGGACTGGCTGCCCGCCGGCCACCCGCTGCGCCAGGCGCTCGACCAGATCCGCGCCCTGCACGGCCCGCAGGCCTATCCCGGCTCGCCTCTGATCGCGCGGCATTTCCTGCGCCCCGAAGACGAGGCGCATCTGGCCGAGCTACACCCGGCCGAGCACGACGCCCTGGCCCGCGTCGCCGGCTTCGCGCATCTGCACCGGCAGGACGGGTTCCAAATGGCGAATGCGCTCTGCCCGCCGACACCGCGGCGCGGGCTGCTGCTGATCGACCCGAGCTATGAGGTGAAGGCCGATTACGCTTCCGTCCCGCGCCACATCGCCAAGATCGCGCGCAAATGGAACGTCGGCATCATCGCGCTGTGGTATCCGCTGCTGCTGGACGACCGCCAGCGCCCGATGGTCCAAGCCCTGCTGCGCGACCACCCCGAGGCGCTGCTGTCCGAGGTCCGCTTCCCGCCGGCCCGGCCGGGGCATGGGATGGTCGGCTCGGGCATGTTCGTGATCAATCCGCCCTATGGGCTGGCGGATGAGGCGGGACGGTTGGGGGAATTATACGCGCGGCTGTAA
- a CDS encoding DUF1127 domain-containing protein, with product MAVLDLIHSGSHRNAAGHGAIATFVANVRDNMARRSVYRQTLRELNQLSNRDLADLGLNRGAIRGVAYEAAWGAK from the coding sequence ATGGCTGTTCTCGATCTGATCCATAGCGGTTCGCACCGCAATGCCGCCGGTCACGGCGCGATCGCGACCTTCGTGGCCAATGTCCGCGACAACATGGCCCGCCGGTCGGTATATCGCCAGACCCTGCGCGAGCTGAACCAACTGTCGAACCGCGACCTGGCCGACCTGGGCCTGAACCGCGGCGCGATCCGCGGCGTGGCTTACGAAGCCGCCTGGGGCGCGAAGTAA